A portion of the Oscillospiraceae bacterium genome contains these proteins:
- a CDS encoding 4Fe-4S dicluster domain-containing protein → MSFRGINTTVIQIRRQVFTEVARMAYANVKGEKANHLMRKIPYTIIPGEEGKLRKDIFLERAIVEERVRLAMGLPTRRMDEHNSVVSGLEDASIADKYYDPPLVNVIKFACNRCPEKLVKVSDLCQGCLAHPCMEVCPKKAITWESGRSTIDQEKCIKCGRCVTVCPYNAIVKTERPCAAACGMGAIHSDELGRAEIDYSKCVSCGQCLVNCPFGAIADKGQIYQLIQGFNRGDRIYALVAPAFVNQFPGLASTGKLKAALKAIGFCDVVEVAIGADLCTVDEAHDFLKEVPEKLNFMATSCCPAWSMMAKTAFPDLAKNISMTMTPMVFTARMMKQADPEARMCFIGPCAAKKLEASRRTVRSDVDFVLTFEELAGIIEAKDLDLASLEVDPAEQDLIHASAAGRGFAQSGGVAKAVADKIKEWHPDMDVKIASAQGLAECKKLLMLAKAGKYNGYLLEGMGCPGGCIGGAGTIADPARTAVQLNKYVKEAPFTDPEQSAFMSNIHVLKDDPDFEL, encoded by the coding sequence ATGAGTTTTCGAGGAATCAATACCACGGTCATCCAGATCCGCCGCCAGGTGTTCACCGAGGTGGCCCGGATGGCATATGCCAACGTCAAGGGTGAAAAGGCAAACCACCTGATGCGCAAGATCCCTTACACCATCATCCCCGGCGAGGAAGGCAAGCTGCGCAAGGACATCTTCCTGGAGCGCGCCATCGTTGAGGAGCGTGTCCGTCTGGCCATGGGCCTGCCCACCCGCCGCATGGACGAGCACAACAGCGTCGTCTCCGGTCTGGAGGACGCTTCCATTGCCGATAAGTATTATGATCCCCCGCTGGTGAACGTGATCAAGTTCGCCTGCAACCGCTGCCCGGAAAAGCTGGTCAAGGTGTCCGACCTGTGCCAGGGCTGCCTGGCACACCCCTGTATGGAAGTGTGCCCCAAGAAGGCCATCACCTGGGAGAGCGGCCGTTCCACCATTGATCAGGAAAAGTGCATCAAGTGCGGCCGCTGCGTCACCGTCTGCCCCTACAATGCCATCGTCAAGACCGAGCGTCCCTGCGCCGCAGCCTGCGGCATGGGTGCCATCCACTCCGATGAGCTGGGCCGTGCCGAGATCGACTACAGCAAGTGCGTGTCCTGCGGCCAGTGCCTGGTCAACTGCCCCTTCGGTGCCATCGCCGACAAGGGCCAGATCTATCAGCTGATCCAGGGCTTCAACCGCGGCGACCGCATCTACGCGCTGGTGGCTCCCGCTTTCGTCAACCAGTTCCCGGGTCTGGCTTCCACCGGCAAGCTCAAGGCTGCCCTGAAGGCCATCGGCTTCTGCGACGTGGTGGAGGTGGCCATCGGTGCCGACCTGTGCACCGTGGACGAGGCCCACGACTTCCTGAAGGAAGTGCCCGAGAAGCTGAACTTCATGGCAACTTCCTGCTGCCCGGCCTGGAGCATGATGGCCAAGACCGCGTTCCCGGATCTGGCCAAGAACATCTCCATGACCATGACTCCCATGGTGTTCACCGCCCGCATGATGAAGCAGGCCGACCCGGAAGCCCGTATGTGCTTCATCGGACCCTGCGCCGCCAAGAAGCTGGAGGCCTCCCGCCGCACCGTGCGTTCCGACGTGGACTTCGTGCTGACCTTTGAGGAGCTGGCCGGCATCATTGAGGCTAAGGACCTGGATCTGGCTTCGCTGGAAGTGGACCCCGCCGAGCAGGATCTGATCCACGCTTCCGCTGCAGGCCGCGGCTTTGCCCAGTCCGGCGGCGTGGCCAAGGCCGTTGCCGACAAGATCAAGGAGTGGCACCCCGACATGGATGTGAAGATCGCATCCGCACAGGGTCTGGCCGAGTGCAAGAAGCTGCTGATGCTGGCCAAGGCCGGCAAGTACAACGGCTATCTGCTGGAGGGCATGGGCTGCCCCGGCGGCTGCATCGGCGGTGCCGGCACCATTGCCGACCCGGCCCGTACTGCCGTCCAGCTGAACAAGTACGTCAAGGAAGCTCCCTTCACCGACCCCGAGCAGAGCGCCTTCATGAGCAACATCCATGTGCTGAAGGACGACCCCGACTTTGAGCTGTAA
- a CDS encoding pilin, with translation MTTSLKRAGTVLLSVLLLCTLALSAGAASKLRVGVKFWKTGSDKESMANSGIDTSREASLTRQSNGTYTLTLPIQQVSKMGVTGYLTGLTIGDVTYNGTVTGDVTKDTGVLTIKNLPASVLTGSDVNKALTVTCNIQMDLSLLGEINTSARMCIWNK, from the coding sequence ATGACAACTTCTCTCAAGCGTGCCGGTACGGTCCTGCTCTCGGTGCTGCTGCTGTGCACTCTGGCGCTGAGCGCCGGGGCCGCCTCCAAGCTCCGGGTGGGCGTCAAGTTCTGGAAAACCGGCTCCGACAAGGAGTCCATGGCCAATTCCGGCATCGACACCAGCCGGGAGGCTTCCCTCACCCGCCAGTCCAACGGCACCTACACCCTGACCCTGCCCATCCAGCAGGTGTCCAAGATGGGCGTCACTGGCTACCTGACCGGCTTGACCATCGGCGATGTGACCTACAACGGCACCGTGACCGGCGATGTGACCAAGGACACCGGCGTGCTCACCATCAAGAACCTGCCCGCCTCGGTGCTGACCGGCAGCGATGTGAACAAGGCCCTCACCGTGACCTGCAACATCCAGATGGACCTGAGCCTGCTGGGCGAGATCAACACCTCTGCCCGGATGTGCATCTGGAATAAGTAA
- a CDS encoding bifunctional hydroxymethylpyrimidine kinase/phosphomethylpyrimidine kinase, translating to MIKPVEPKKILCIHDLSGVGRCSLAVILPVLSVMGLQPVALPTVVLSTHTGGLGTPARLDGCAYGEAALEHYHALGLDFDCIYTGYLGGEAQVALAEKAFALWPSAHKVVDPVMGDNGKAYATVTPELISRIRQLCRSANLILPNYTEAQLLLQRTPVDDPLDDTAAQALADELTALAPSAVVTGLPLGKYIGCAGSGSDRFVVKKLHIDRSFPGTGDLYGAVLIGSLIQGNALSAAADNAAEFVSLAIQNTPAGQDTRFGVWFEPLLPRLCPPRDF from the coding sequence TTGATAAAACCTGTTGAACCCAAAAAGATCCTCTGCATCCATGATCTGTCCGGCGTGGGCCGCTGCAGTCTGGCGGTGATCCTGCCGGTGCTGTCGGTCATGGGGCTGCAGCCTGTGGCTCTGCCCACGGTGGTGCTTTCCACCCATACCGGCGGGCTGGGCACCCCGGCTCGTCTGGACGGCTGTGCCTACGGCGAGGCCGCTCTGGAGCATTATCATGCACTGGGCCTGGATTTTGACTGCATTTATACCGGCTACCTGGGCGGCGAAGCGCAGGTGGCACTGGCCGAAAAAGCCTTTGCTCTGTGGCCGTCGGCCCACAAGGTGGTGGACCCCGTGATGGGCGACAACGGCAAGGCCTATGCCACCGTGACCCCGGAACTCATCAGCCGCATCCGGCAGCTGTGCCGGTCGGCCAACCTGATCCTGCCCAACTACACCGAGGCGCAGCTTTTGCTGCAGCGTACTCCCGTGGATGACCCGCTGGATGACACAGCCGCCCAGGCACTGGCCGACGAGCTGACGGCTCTGGCCCCCAGTGCCGTGGTCACCGGCCTGCCGCTGGGCAAGTACATCGGCTGCGCCGGCAGCGGCTCCGACCGCTTTGTGGTCAAGAAGCTGCACATCGACCGCAGCTTCCCCGGCACGGGCGACCTGTACGGTGCGGTGCTCATCGGCTCCCTGATCCAGGGCAACGCCCTGAGCGCTGCCGCCGACAACGCCGCCGAGTTCGTGTCGCTGGCCATCCAGAACACCCCCGCCGGGCAGGACACCCGCTTCGGCGTCTGGTTCGAGCCGCTGCTGCCCCGCCTGTGCCCGCCCCGGGATTTTTAA
- a CDS encoding tRNA (cytidine(34)-2'-O)-methyltransferase, with protein sequence MSEKPTLNIVLVEPRIPQNTGNVARTCACTACRLHLVGPMGFAIDDKKLKHAGLDYWHYLDISYYDGLDDFFAKNSGPYYYFTTKAPQRYTDVAYPDGAYLVFGREDAGLPEALLAANQEHCIRMPMRDTCRSLNLSNSVAVGVYEVLRQWDFPELLDHGHLRDYEWK encoded by the coding sequence ATGAGTGAAAAACCAACTTTGAACATCGTTCTGGTAGAGCCGCGCATCCCTCAGAACACCGGCAACGTGGCCCGTACCTGCGCCTGCACCGCCTGCCGTCTGCATCTGGTGGGGCCCATGGGCTTTGCCATCGACGACAAAAAACTCAAGCACGCCGGGCTGGACTACTGGCATTATCTGGACATCAGCTACTATGACGGGCTGGATGACTTCTTTGCAAAGAACAGCGGCCCGTACTACTACTTCACCACCAAGGCACCCCAGCGCTACACCGATGTGGCCTACCCGGACGGGGCTTACCTCGTGTTCGGGCGGGAGGACGCCGGCCTGCCGGAAGCCCTGCTGGCCGCCAATCAGGAACACTGCATCCGCATGCCCATGCGGGACACCTGCCGCAGCCTGAACCTGTCCAACAGCGTGGCCGTGGGCGTATACGAGGTGCTGCGCCAGTGGGATTTCCCGGAGCTTCTGGACCACGGACATTTACGAGACTACGAATGGAAATGA
- a CDS encoding DegV family protein encodes MSKIAILTDSSCDIPQEMAEKYGIDIMSFHILLDDVDYVERESCTNTEFYDKMRLAKGVPSTAAITPIQFCEKYCQYVDEGYTDVIHVPINKSGSSTYNNALMAQGMLREERPEHHMKIHLLDPHTYSMVFGWYLCEMARKLKNGAEISHVIQEFEKQMNCMEIILGPYSLKQMKKSGRISAAAAVMGELMGVRPIITLIDGKTKVESKVRGDDKVVPAMIELCKKRADGVENFDYMIGHTNIKQAEDLEKACRKAFGKAPLVVFELGGVVSANTGPDTVALVYTGHPRG; translated from the coding sequence ATGAGCAAGATCGCGATCCTGACCGATTCCTCCTGCGACATCCCGCAGGAGATGGCCGAGAAATACGGCATCGACATCATGAGTTTCCACATCCTGCTGGACGATGTGGATTATGTGGAGCGGGAGAGCTGCACCAACACCGAGTTCTACGACAAGATGCGTCTGGCCAAGGGGGTGCCCTCCACCGCCGCCATCACGCCCATCCAGTTCTGTGAAAAATACTGCCAGTATGTGGACGAGGGCTATACCGATGTGATCCATGTGCCCATCAACAAGTCCGGCAGTTCCACCTACAACAACGCCCTGATGGCACAGGGCATGCTGCGGGAAGAGCGCCCGGAGCACCATATGAAGATCCACCTGCTGGATCCTCACACCTATTCTATGGTGTTCGGCTGGTATCTGTGCGAGATGGCCCGCAAGCTGAAGAACGGTGCCGAGATCAGCCATGTGATCCAGGAGTTTGAAAAGCAGATGAACTGCATGGAGATCATCCTGGGACCCTACAGCCTGAAGCAGATGAAAAAGAGCGGCCGCATCTCCGCTGCGGCTGCCGTCATGGGCGAGCTGATGGGCGTGCGCCCCATCATTACCCTGATCGACGGCAAGACCAAGGTGGAGAGCAAGGTGCGCGGCGACGACAAGGTCGTGCCCGCTATGATCGAGCTGTGCAAAAAGCGCGCCGACGGCGTGGAGAACTTTGACTATATGATCGGCCACACCAACATCAAGCAGGCCGAGGACCTGGAAAAGGCCTGCCGCAAGGCCTTTGGCAAGGCTCCGCTGGTGGTGTTTGAGCTGGGCGGCGTGGTGTCGGCCAACACCGGCCCCGACACTGTGGCTCTGGTGTACACCGGCCACCCCAGAGGGTAA
- a CDS encoding QueT transporter family protein codes for MNQNSSVRKLARCGVVAAIYVVLCLALQPLSYGAVQVRVAEALCLLPVFGTEYILGVVLGCFLANLLGSTIVDVIFGTLATLLACLVTYRLRNIRFKGLALAASLPPVLFNAVIIGIEIAVMFPDPSSSAPIWLACITNGISVGIGELISCTVLGVLLVKIIESNTALSQIFGAE; via the coding sequence ATGAATCAGAATTCTTCTGTCCGTAAACTGGCACGCTGCGGCGTGGTGGCTGCCATCTATGTGGTGCTGTGCCTGGCACTGCAGCCCCTTTCCTACGGGGCTGTGCAGGTCCGTGTGGCCGAGGCTCTGTGCCTGCTGCCGGTGTTTGGCACCGAGTACATCCTGGGTGTGGTGCTGGGCTGCTTTTTGGCAAACCTGCTGGGCTCCACCATCGTGGACGTGATCTTCGGCACTCTGGCCACTCTGCTGGCCTGCCTGGTCACCTACCGGCTGCGGAACATCCGCTTCAAGGGCCTGGCCCTGGCTGCCAGCCTGCCCCCGGTGCTGTTCAACGCTGTGATCATCGGCATCGAGATCGCCGTCATGTTCCCGGACCCCTCTTCCAGCGCCCCGATCTGGCTGGCCTGCATCACCAACGGCATCTCGGTGGGCATCGGCGAGCTGATCAGCTGCACCGTTCTGGGCGTGCTGCTGGTGAAGATCATTGAAAGCAACACCGCTCTGAGCCAGATTTTTGGGGCGGAATAA
- a CDS encoding HAD family hydrolase, giving the protein MQPNGMIFWDWNGTLMDDVEFTHGCLNWMLENHGYPQRYDLAQYRELFRFPIEDYYRLAGFDFSRHPYPMLAEHFMAHYNAGVDACPVMAHAVDTLTELARRGWKQAVLSASRRDYLIEQVAARGLQGFFTELLGLADIYGVSKVQLGTDYLRRTGIDPAHCVMIGDTQHDAEVAAAIGAKCVLYTGGHQSRALLEAACPHVIDDLALLPDLLESL; this is encoded by the coding sequence ATGCAGCCAAATGGTATGATCTTTTGGGACTGGAACGGCACCCTGATGGACGATGTGGAGTTTACCCACGGGTGCCTGAACTGGATGCTGGAAAACCACGGCTACCCGCAGCGGTACGATCTGGCCCAGTACCGGGAGCTGTTCCGTTTCCCCATTGAGGACTACTACCGCCTTGCCGGGTTTGACTTTTCCCGGCACCCCTACCCCATGCTGGCAGAGCACTTTATGGCGCACTACAATGCCGGGGTGGACGCCTGCCCGGTGATGGCCCACGCCGTGGACACCCTCACCGAGCTGGCCCGCCGCGGCTGGAAACAGGCTGTACTTTCCGCCTCCCGCCGGGACTACCTGATCGAGCAGGTAGCCGCGCGGGGTCTGCAGGGCTTTTTTACCGAGTTGCTCGGCCTTGCAGACATCTACGGCGTGAGCAAGGTGCAGCTTGGCACCGACTATCTGCGCCGCACCGGCATCGACCCGGCCCACTGCGTGATGATCGGCGACACCCAGCATGATGCCGAAGTGGCCGCCGCCATTGGCGCCAAGTGTGTGCTGTACACCGGCGGGCACCAGTCCCGCGCGCTGCTGGAAGCTGCCTGCCCCCATGTCATCGACGACCTGGCCCTGCTGCCGGATCTGCTGGAGAGCTTATAA
- the secA gene encoding preprotein translocase subunit SecA, with product MSLVEKLFGSFSDRELKKVNPIVKQVLALEPKYAALSDAELQAQTPAFKQQLADGKTLDDILPDAFAVCREAAWRVLGMKHFPVQITGGIALHRGDIAEMQTGEGKTLVATLPAYLNALTGEGVHVVTVNDYLAKRDSEWMGKLYRWLGLSVGLIAQGMDGDARRAAYAADITYGTNNEFGFDYLRDNMVTYKANMVQRGHAFAIVDEVDSILIDEARTPLIISGKGEDSSSLYTQVDRFARTLRKSVVVELEDKVSTDEQADGDYVVDEKHKTCTLTASGIKKAEAYFHIENLAAAENMTLAHHIDQAIKAYGVMQKDIDYVVKNGEVIIVDEFTGRLMIGRRYNEGLHQAIEAKEGVKIAAESKTLATITFQNYFRMYKKLSGMTGTAKTEATEFTEIYGLNIVTVPTNRPKQRIDYPDAIYKTVNGKYRAVIEQVLECHKNGQPVLVGTVSVEKSETLAKMLQKHTRDFNVLNAKNHEREAEIVAQAGKKGAITIATNMAGRGTDIMLGGNVEFMAKAQMRKEHFCENLLSPEKPQDADPAAVEMLLAEANGHGDTEDANILAARKRFEELYAQYKPAVEAEAEEVRAAGGLFIIGTERHESRRIDNQLRGRAGRQGDPGASRFYLSLEDDLMRLFGGDRVSSLMDTLKLDEDTPIENRMITNTLESAQKKLEGRNFEIRKNVLKYDDVMNQQREIIYGQRRKVLDGEDISAEMHNMLRENIDSSCSQFLAGDVKDDWDFGALRRHYQGWLTTDADFRYTVADFDNISREGIADMLYNRGMQILQAKEVRYGAPLMRELERICLLKCVDRQWMDHIDNMDQLRQGIALRGYGQKDPVVEYRIEGFDMFDQMVDSIREDSVKMLLTIEIRQAGAAPKREQVAKPTGEGFVPGNGAPGVKGAPKGQPVRVIKIGRNDPCPCGSGLKWKKCTCAKFHPEGLPTDANED from the coding sequence ATGTCCCTTGTTGAAAAACTCTTTGGCAGCTTCTCCGACCGGGAGCTGAAAAAGGTCAATCCCATTGTCAAGCAGGTGCTGGCACTGGAGCCCAAGTATGCGGCCCTTTCGGACGCAGAGCTGCAGGCCCAGACCCCTGCTTTCAAGCAGCAGCTGGCCGACGGCAAAACGCTGGACGACATCCTGCCCGACGCCTTTGCCGTGTGCCGCGAAGCCGCCTGGCGTGTGCTGGGCATGAAGCATTTCCCGGTGCAGATCACCGGCGGCATTGCCCTGCACCGCGGCGACATCGCCGAGATGCAGACCGGCGAAGGCAAGACCCTGGTGGCCACCCTGCCCGCCTACCTCAACGCCCTGACCGGCGAGGGCGTGCATGTGGTGACCGTGAACGACTACCTGGCCAAGCGCGACAGCGAGTGGATGGGCAAACTGTACCGTTGGCTGGGCCTGAGCGTGGGCCTGATCGCACAGGGCATGGACGGCGACGCCCGCCGTGCCGCCTATGCCGCCGACATCACCTACGGCACCAACAACGAGTTCGGCTTTGACTACCTGCGCGACAACATGGTGACCTACAAGGCCAACATGGTGCAGCGCGGCCACGCCTTTGCCATCGTCGATGAGGTGGACTCCATCCTGATCGACGAGGCCCGTACCCCGCTGATCATCTCCGGCAAGGGCGAGGACTCCTCCAGCCTGTACACCCAGGTGGACCGCTTTGCCCGCACTCTGCGCAAGAGCGTGGTGGTGGAGCTGGAAGATAAAGTCTCCACCGACGAGCAGGCCGACGGCGATTACGTTGTGGACGAAAAGCACAAGACCTGCACCCTGACGGCCAGCGGCATCAAGAAGGCCGAGGCCTACTTTCACATCGAGAACCTGGCCGCCGCCGAGAACATGACCCTGGCCCACCACATCGACCAGGCCATCAAGGCCTACGGTGTCATGCAGAAAGACATCGACTATGTGGTGAAGAACGGCGAGGTCATCATCGTGGACGAGTTCACCGGCCGCCTGATGATCGGCCGCCGCTACAACGAGGGCCTGCATCAGGCCATTGAGGCCAAGGAGGGCGTGAAGATTGCCGCCGAGAGCAAGACGCTGGCCACCATCACCTTCCAGAACTACTTCCGCATGTACAAAAAGCTGTCCGGCATGACCGGTACGGCCAAGACCGAGGCCACCGAGTTCACCGAGATCTACGGCCTGAACATCGTCACCGTGCCCACCAACCGCCCCAAGCAGCGCATCGACTATCCGGACGCCATCTATAAGACGGTGAACGGCAAATACCGCGCCGTCATCGAGCAGGTGCTGGAGTGCCACAAGAACGGCCAGCCCGTGCTGGTAGGTACCGTGAGCGTGGAAAAGAGCGAGACGCTGGCAAAGATGCTGCAGAAGCACACCCGCGACTTCAACGTGCTGAACGCCAAGAACCACGAGCGCGAAGCCGAGATCGTGGCACAGGCCGGCAAGAAGGGTGCCATTACCATCGCCACCAACATGGCAGGCCGTGGTACCGATATCATGCTGGGCGGCAACGTGGAGTTCATGGCCAAGGCCCAGATGCGCAAAGAGCACTTCTGCGAGAACCTGCTCAGCCCCGAAAAGCCCCAGGACGCCGACCCCGCTGCCGTGGAGATGCTGCTGGCCGAGGCCAACGGTCACGGTGACACCGAGGACGCCAACATCCTGGCCGCCCGCAAGCGGTTCGAGGAGCTGTACGCCCAGTACAAGCCCGCCGTGGAGGCCGAGGCCGAGGAAGTGCGCGCCGCCGGCGGCCTGTTCATCATCGGCACCGAGCGCCACGAGAGCCGCCGCATCGACAACCAGCTGCGCGGCCGTGCCGGCCGTCAGGGCGACCCCGGCGCTTCCCGCTTCTACCTGAGCCTGGAGGACGACCTGATGCGTCTGTTCGGCGGCGACCGCGTTTCCAGCCTGATGGACACCCTCAAGCTGGACGAGGACACTCCCATCGAGAACCGCATGATCACCAACACGCTGGAAAGCGCCCAGAAGAAGCTGGAAGGCCGCAACTTCGAGATCCGCAAGAACGTGCTGAAGTACGACGACGTGATGAACCAGCAGCGTGAGATCATCTACGGCCAGCGCCGCAAGGTGCTGGATGGCGAGGATATCAGCGCCGAGATGCACAACATGCTGCGGGAGAACATCGACTCCAGCTGCAGTCAGTTCCTGGCCGGTGACGTGAAGGATGACTGGGACTTTGGTGCCCTGCGCCGCCACTATCAGGGCTGGCTGACCACGGACGCCGACTTCCGCTACACCGTGGCCGACTTTGACAACATCTCCCGCGAGGGCATTGCCGACATGCTGTACAACCGCGGCATGCAGATCCTGCAGGCCAAAGAGGTGCGCTACGGCGCGCCCCTGATGCGGGAACTGGAGCGCATCTGCCTGCTCAAGTGCGTGGACCGCCAGTGGATGGACCACATCGACAACATGGACCAGCTGCGGCAGGGCATCGCTCTGCGCGGCTACGGCCAGAAGGACCCCGTGGTGGAATACCGCATCGAGGGCTTTGACATGTTCGACCAGATGGTGGACTCCATCCGCGAGGACAGCGTGAAGATGCTGCTGACCATTGAGATCCGGCAGGCCGGTGCCGCCCCCAAGCGGGAGCAGGTGGCAAAGCCCACCGGCGAAGGCTTTGTGCCCGGCAACGGTGCCCCCGGCGTAAAGGGTGCCCCCAAGGGCCAGCCCGTGCGGGTGATCAAGATCGGCCGCAACGATCCCTGCCCCTGCGGCAGCGGCCTGAAGTGGAAAAAGTGCACCTGCGCCAAGTTCCATCCGGAAGGCCTGCCCACCGACGCAAACGAAGATTAA
- a CDS encoding M20 family metallopeptidase — protein sequence MITPEKLLEAAKQLEPQLQEWRRTLHRHPEVGFDLPQTKALVKKALTEMGYAPQDCGKCGVLALAGGKKPGKVILLRGDMDALPLQEESGEAFASEVPGKMHGCGHDMHTAMMLGAAKLLKEHEDEIEGTVKLEFQPAEEIFQGSLDMLKNGLLEAPKVDAAVMFHVLAGMPLPAGMVLVPGGGITMASCEQYHIVVHGKGGHGSMPNACIDPITAAAHIHIALQEINSRELDPAGFGVFTTGRFEAGKASNVIPDSADMWGTIRTIDPEQKVSAQIHQRMTEIAQGVATAYRCTAEVTFSDYCPCMVVDKPLAQNALTYMTELLGKGAMDMTSLTGGKPGGGSEDFAFVSHEVPTVSMFLSAGNAKEGYLYGQHHPKVRFDDSVLYEGSAAYTYMALRWLADHNG from the coding sequence ATGATCACACCGGAAAAGCTGTTGGAAGCTGCAAAGCAGCTGGAACCCCAGCTGCAGGAATGGCGGCGCACCCTGCACCGTCACCCGGAAGTCGGGTTCGACCTGCCCCAGACCAAGGCACTGGTCAAGAAAGCCCTGACCGAAATGGGCTACGCCCCGCAGGACTGCGGCAAGTGCGGCGTGCTTGCGCTGGCGGGCGGCAAAAAGCCCGGCAAGGTGATCCTGCTGCGCGGCGACATGGACGCTCTGCCCCTGCAGGAGGAGTCCGGCGAGGCGTTTGCCTCCGAGGTGCCCGGCAAGATGCACGGCTGTGGCCATGATATGCACACCGCCATGATGCTGGGTGCCGCCAAGCTGCTCAAGGAGCATGAGGACGAGATCGAGGGCACCGTCAAGCTGGAGTTCCAGCCCGCCGAGGAGATCTTCCAGGGCTCGCTGGACATGCTGAAAAACGGCCTGCTGGAGGCCCCCAAGGTGGACGCTGCGGTCATGTTCCATGTGCTGGCCGGCATGCCCCTGCCCGCCGGTATGGTGCTGGTGCCGGGCGGCGGCATCACCATGGCCAGCTGCGAGCAGTACCACATCGTGGTGCACGGCAAGGGCGGCCACGGCTCCATGCCCAACGCCTGCATCGACCCCATCACCGCAGCGGCCCACATCCACATTGCCCTGCAGGAGATCAACAGCCGCGAGCTGGACCCCGCCGGGTTCGGCGTGTTCACCACCGGCCGGTTTGAGGCCGGCAAGGCGTCCAACGTCATCCCGGACAGTGCCGATATGTGGGGCACCATCCGCACCATCGACCCGGAACAGAAGGTCAGCGCCCAGATCCATCAGCGCATGACCGAAATTGCGCAGGGTGTGGCCACGGCCTACCGCTGCACCGCTGAGGTCACCTTCAGCGATTACTGCCCCTGCATGGTGGTGGACAAGCCCCTGGCACAGAACGCCCTGACCTATATGACCGAGCTGCTGGGCAAGGGTGCCATGGACATGACCTCCCTCACCGGCGGCAAACCCGGCGGCGGCAGTGAGGACTTCGCCTTTGTGAGCCACGAAGTGCCCACCGTGAGCATGTTCCTCTCCGCCGGCAACGCCAAGGAGGGCTATCTCTATGGCCAGCACCACCCCAAGGTGCGCTTTGACGACAGCGTCCTGTACGAGGGCTCTGCCGCCTACACCTATATGGCCCTGCGCTGGCTGGCAGATCACAACGGTTAA
- a CDS encoding CinA family protein encodes MSCEQNEPVRCVLRLFGASALGVQQAASAFPPKWCVTAQCRSRGAETLIALRSENAAGLDKACRSLHGCFAADLYGEGDTDLAAAVVQALEHRRRLLVCADAAAGALMEARLEAVPGAEKVFDFGTQSYADPKVGAQIARRAARRQDAAAALARVQAAQHLVGAELSAGCWEQDGKFLLLLGTRKGCWLRTVYREDGPGLWLLDMIRRAACGLPQVPGTSWQHYRDPVPEAVSAPPAAQAEVRPAPPKKKRRWLRRVLLLLVALALAALAAGWWFTGGDLTALPQLLRETLHADRLPHSGAKLI; translated from the coding sequence TTGAGCTGTGAACAAAACGAACCGGTCCGCTGTGTGCTCCGGCTGTTCGGGGCATCGGCGCTGGGGGTACAGCAGGCGGCGTCTGCTTTCCCGCCGAAGTGGTGTGTGACCGCCCAATGCCGCAGCCGCGGCGCGGAAACGCTGATCGCACTGCGGAGCGAAAATGCCGCCGGGCTGGACAAGGCCTGCCGCAGTCTGCACGGCTGCTTTGCGGCTGACTTGTACGGAGAAGGGGACACGGACCTTGCTGCCGCCGTGGTGCAGGCGCTGGAGCACCGCCGTCGGCTGCTGGTGTGCGCGGATGCTGCCGCCGGGGCCCTGATGGAAGCCCGGCTGGAAGCCGTGCCCGGGGCCGAAAAGGTGTTCGACTTTGGCACCCAGAGCTATGCCGACCCCAAGGTGGGGGCACAGATCGCCCGCCGGGCAGCCCGCAGGCAGGACGCTGCCGCCGCATTGGCCCGGGTACAGGCGGCACAGCACCTTGTGGGGGCAGAGCTGTCCGCTGGGTGCTGGGAGCAGGACGGAAAATTTCTGCTGCTGCTGGGCACCCGCAAGGGCTGCTGGCTGCGCACCGTGTACCGGGAGGATGGGCCGGGCCTTTGGCTGCTGGACATGATCCGCCGGGCAGCCTGCGGTCTGCCGCAGGTCCCCGGCACGAGCTGGCAGCACTACCGCGACCCGGTGCCGGAAGCTGTGTCTGCCCCGCCTGCAGCGCAGGCGGAGGTCCGCCCAGCTCCGCCCAAAAAGAAGCGCCGCTGGCTGCGCCGGGTGCTGTTGCTGCTGGTGGCGCTGGCCCTGGCTGCGCTGGCGGCGGGTTGGTGGTTCACCGGCGGTGACCTGACCGCCCTGCCGCAGCTGCTGCGGGAGACCCTGCACGCCGACCGTCTGCCGCACTCCGGCGCAAAACTGATCTGA